The Lycium barbarum isolate Lr01 chromosome 11, ASM1917538v2, whole genome shotgun sequence genome contains the following window.
TAATTGCCCGACAAAAATTGGAAAGGTAGAGATTTTTCTACATGCTATTTTCTTAGGAAAACAAAGTACTAAACATATAACATCAATAATTAAATTGGTCCTTCAGTCAGTTGTCtcattttcttttctattttgtcTCTTCTTGACAATGATACATCTGCATGCATGTCGACAAACTCCAGCTTTTTAAAAAGTAATTACTACTACTATTTAATCTTGAAGCAGATTTAATTTTAGCTGAGAACAAAATGTCATAGAATAGTTACCTTAAAGTTCATTAATATACTTAAAGCAATTCACAATTTAAGCATATATGTAACATAGTATCAAATCCATGATTAAAGAGGGCCCTCCTTACGTTCGAGGAATAAAAATATCTAAGAATTTAGATGGTATTTTAACAATTTAATTCATCTCATACATAAACAGAATTTTCATCAGATTATGAAGAAGGAGTAACATTCTATTATTACTTCTATATATGCAGTGAAGGCATTTCATTATAAATGAATAAGAAGTATATCCTTCAATATCAGATAACCAGAAGAACATTTTAAATTGAAATGCAGAAaaaatatatagagagagaggtAGGATGTGTAATTGTAACAAATTCTGTCATTCTTTATAGTGACAGGATTTCTACACAAAAATATGTACAAATTTTGTCACCACCAAAGATTGGTGGATAAATTGGATTTATCCACAAAATAATTAGAGATCTCGTGTTCAAGTACAATCgtcaaataaataaagtaatgaGCTCTTCCTTTTTAGTGAGTTCTACGCATTAGGAACAAATTATAAGTCAAAGCAAGTAGAtttcaaaacattttttttttaaagtacacaagtatatatatatatatatatgcctccaATACAAACTTCCAAAGGCAAATTCAACATTTAAAGTTTATAGGTTTCTATAACGTAACGACCTCAagtaatatataataataattagatTCACAATCAAATATTTAAAGGAATTTAGTAAATTTATCAgtacactacaagaaagtatagaaatcgcaacaaatttttttatatttagcaacaacttagttttattgttggcaaatgatttttttgttgccaaagaatttaattttgttgtcatagtattgattattgttgcaaaaagtactgttggcaacaaaaaaaaaagttgttgcacgttgttgcaataacagccgttgggaaaagttcatgcaacaattttttttttttgttgctaaaagtacttttttcaacaataatcaatcttTGGCAACACAAAATTTTTTATTGCCAAATATAGTTTTTTGGACAATAACCATTGGATTCATGTGAACCTATAAGTTACACTGTAGATCCGCCTAagtacaaaaactaaaaaattgGTAAAGGAGGCAAGTTGTAGTCATTAAGAAACACAAAATGCAAAACACCTTATTGATTGTAGCAGTGTGATCACGATAGGGACATGACATTCAATGGTCTCTATTATCTTCCAATATGAATACAGCAGACACCTCTGGCAGTCTAAAACTTACTCTTTTCTTCGACTTTCCACTTTCTTGGCTTCTACAAATAGAATTATCTCCGCTTTGAATATCTCTTCCTTCAACTTCACTAGTACAACTATTGTTTTTTCGATAGGTAACTTCAACATTATTGGTACCACTATTGTAAGATAATAATCTTCCAAGTGTAGGATAAACCTTGTTAGAAGACTGTTTATTGGACCCCTGAAAATCAATAATTGGTGAAGCCAAAATCCATTCTTCTAATGTCACAAAATCATTTTTGCTACTAGTAGAGttcttcaagaatttcttctGATGATGATTTTCACTTTGGTGTGAGTGAAtttgtcttttccttttcttcattGATGTCCACAGGCATTTTAGACTGATTTGTCCAAAACCACAAAGAGTACTTGCACCCATGACCTTTAGAAAAAAAGCAAGAAATATTTGTACCTAGAAATTAATGGAAAGAGTAAGTTATATATGGATGATTAACATTTACCTATATTTTTCCTCAACTCAGAAATCTAGAGAGTGATTTGGATTAGTCTTTTTGTTTTTAGCTGAAGTCGATTATTTTCAAATAAATAATGTGGTCTTGGAGGCATCAATAACGGCCAAAATGGGAAATTGGGTCGATGATAAttgccacaaaaaaaaaaaaaaaaaaaaaaaaaaaaaaaacagacgtCTTGGGCTTATTCAGTGTCTTCATAGGCTAAAACATGTCTTTGTaaaagaggtaaaggtaaaaagAAACCGAACGCATCTTGGACTCTTAGTAAACATAGTATTGATGATAACAAGGACAATACTTGTGATATTAGTTGCATTAATGCATCGACGTAATCCTAATCCCAAATTATTCTATCTAAAATTTTGTGATCATCTCATCTACGAGCTTAAATGGTTAAAGATAAAGTActcttatttatttaattatgttttcaacACACTCCTTTACATGTGGGCATAGTCaagatttatttatttaataatacGTGATGGTGCAACTTGGCCAGGACAGCTGCTCTAATTAATACCAGTTGAAGTCTCATTGAAACGCTTTTAAGGTGTTAGAGAAGACACATTTTTATTTGCTTAATTATGTCGGTAACATCCCTAATGCTTATACTGCAGCTGAGGACTTAGCTTAGAGCTCCAAGTCACGGCTCATAATGATTCTGTTAACTACATTTTATGCATTACTATGATACTCTCCTTGTACTATGGAGATGTCTTTCTCTTGTTTCGTTTCTAGGTGGAATCAGATTGATGAACATTCCAAGGAACAGCTTTTAGCCCACCGAGCTTGCAACTTATAAAATGTAAACTAGCAAAAGAATGATGTATGTGTAGAGTACATGGTTGAACATTTACATTCTTTTCCTTCCCTTCATAATTGCTTATTTTGGTTCATCAAAATAAACAGCTTTCTGCTTGTAATAAAAAATGAAGTCAAACAAATCAAGGTGCAAACTCAACTTAATATTTAAATGCGATCATAGAGTCCAATAAGGGGCAGCAATCAATAATAGGCCACACACCAAACTCTACAATTCCTAAAATAAAGACCTTGGTTAAGCAACATCCTTAAAGGAAATACCAGCAACAAAACTTGTTATTTCTGCACATCAATATTAGCTCTCTGAATCAGAAAAATCAAAAAGCTGATTGAACTCTATGTTATGCATACATAACTGCAACACAGTTTCAATATAAAACAGTAGAGCAGTCGATGAAAGCCAATTTACAAATTAAACCAAATAGTGAACAACATCAGAGAAACGTTTACACATTCAGTTAGTTCAGCTGTTTAACACGATACACTTCAATGATCAGCTGATGGGTTCGTTAACAATTCAAGTGATTTTTTTAGATAATCTACAGCGATCGAGACATCATCAAACGCCAGAGCTCCGACAGCAAACCTTGCTGCCTTGTGCGCTTCAGCTATTTTCTCCGAAGGGGGCTGGTAATTGCTGTCGTATTCATATTTTTTCACAGGAGCAGCTGCAGCTTCTGGTGCAGTTCCATTTCTATCACTTGAGCTGTATTGAATGTTCGATTTATAGTTTATAGTGCCAGATGCAGGCAATGTGGAATACGAAGCATCAGCGCCTTGGTAGTAAGTAGGGTAGTGTGATGGTGCAGAAGGAAGACTGGTCTCCGCAAAGCTAGGATACGACTGGAAGTTGGGAAATTGCGAAGGGTAGTGCTGCTGTGGCAAGTGAGATGGTGGTTCTTGCACATAAGGTTGATGGTGATACGACTGGGGGTAAGAAGAATTTTCAGATGCATTAACTGATGGAGGCTGTTGGAAATTATTATGAGAAGAATAGTCATTATGAGATGAATAGCCATTATGTGAAGGATACTCATCACCAGGATATGAAGAAGGTGATGGAGGGATGTGTGAAGGAGGCGTCTGTGGGGTGGCTGCCGGAGGTGATGGAGGGATGCGTGAAGGCGGTGTGTGTGTGGTGGCTGCCGGAGGCGATGGAGGGATGTGTaaaggtggtggtggtggggtggCTGCTGGAGGAGATGGTCTATTTGCAGAATACTGTGCATTGTCATCATACATGCGATGGAATGAATCTGACTCTAGTGCAGGTTTGATGACTGCATCAGTACCACTAGGTTGAAGATCCTGCAAAGACGCTATAGACAGTTAGCAACAATATCTTGCAATTATTGTGTCTTCTGATGCCCTAGAAAGAAACTAATTATTTCAAGCAAGAAATCTAAGCAATATAACAGCCCACGTGTTTAAAGCTCAAAATTCAATATATTAAAGGAAGAGCCAGTCATTATTCCTAACAGCAAGAAACTTTTAATGTCTATTTTAAGGCTTTCCTCCAATTCACAGTGTTATAAGGGCTTTTAGAttacaccctttttttttttttttttgagaatggtaacAAGCTTTTAGATTACACTTCAAAAAGTACAGAAGTAGCCCCATTTGTCCCATTTTTTTCCATCTACTTTTTTATAAGCAGCTCCAGAAAGAAAGGTTACATTCAACTTGTCAAAAAGAATGGTCTGTTTTCACAGATGCAACAGATAATCAGTGCAAATTTATGACCATAACTACTCTGCCTCCCAAaactttgagataaaataataaggGTAAGCGAACAAATAACGACAAGCATGAAACCTACATATGTATCATTTTGTGCACTGGAAAGATCTGAAATATCTCCGTCATCACCGGGAGGACCTGGTACAGGTTTTCTTCCTTCTTTCAAAGCTTTCCTTATATCTGCTGCCTTCCAAGTTGCATACTTCTGTTTCTGCTCAAgctgattataaatataagaggTCAACCAATCTGGTGAACCGAGGCTATATCACAAAATACATTCTCCTTATGCATACTAAAGACATGTGACGATATataaggaaaataatttttttgtattTTCAAGTATCATCACAGGAAAACAAAAATAAGAGCTGACAGAGAGAGAGGTTAATCAAAGCTTGTCACAATATGATTGAAACTCACATCAGGCTGGAGTTCACCGAACTGATTAAGGATCTCAAAGAAGATACTCGCAGCATAAAACGTCTTTGCTGTATTCCTGTGAAACCAAGTCAGCAATTGCAAAGAAACTTCTAATCATCAATAGAGAAACAAGCTTCAATAACGCTTAACAAACAGCATTATTAGCTTCACAAACAgcattagtaacttcttttacatttAGTAGCATCAATTAAACATGCCGTACAGGAAAATTGATAAGCATAGCTAAGGTCAGAAGACAGCCACCGTTTCAGACTTTTCAACTAATTAACCAAAGAGGGAGGGGGAGGGGGAGAAAAATTCTAGACATGAAGTTAAAGCTatctagttctttttttttttgatgaaggcTATCTAGTCAGATGCTGCAGAAAAGCTAGTAGTAAACATCCTAATCTTAACGGCACATATACACCAGATAGAGCAGCAATGATGCTATCTTATTAAAAATAAATCAATGGAGTCAACTCAATGAGAAGGAAGTACTACTAATTCAATATAAGAAGAATGATGCAAGTGCAAAGCAAACGTTGCATGTAACTTAATAGAAAAAATTCATACAAGTCTGCACGCCCGGCTCGATCTTGTTTGTCTGCCTTTGCGAAAACATTTAAGGCAAATCCCTCCACATGCAAATGATCATCAGGCCCCAATTTCAATGACTTCTTATCCTGTAGAAAGAGGGCAACAAAGATGACTCACATGAAGACGAGAGGGACACATCCAACACAAACATCAAACAGCTCTCTAGCTACAAGTTCACAGAGTGATAACCATTCAGCCAAACTAGAAGATGTTTTGCTTCTAAAAGATTAGCGAGGTTGATCAAACCCAAAGACAGTTAAACTAAAACACCAAGATAAGTTCATATACAAAACGAATTCTTTTTAAAGCACATGAAAGTCAAGGATATACATTTTGTTTTCTGCAAGATCAACATTGTCCAATCAAACTGAATAATGTTAAACTAAAACAAACTACTGCTTAGTACATGACGTGAACGATATGCTACCCAAACAATTCCCAGCGCATACATTCTCAAtgttaaacatttttttttttttttaataacggGGAAATCCCCGAGGTCCAGTTCGACAATGTTGAAATATTAGTTCAATCAATTAATCAACTATCTCGAAATCACTTGGAACCAGGCAGTATTTAGAGAATTCATCATTAAACAGCTGTCAATATTTTCTCCAGATTCCAAGAAAAGAAGACAAAAGGAGGAACCTTTTCAAGTTGATTTATAAGGGAAACAAGGAGGGAATTAGTGGTCTTTGTACGCTCGATTTGAGGAATCTTCAATCCTCGCTCCATCGCGTACAATCGACCTGCacaaaaaaatagtgcaaattaaacAAGTTTTAACCAAATTCAAGAGAAATAGGGTTTTTTAGCAATAAAAATTACAGTAGTAGGCAACGAGAGGTTCGTGTTTCTGCAACTCATCGGCGCGTTGAAGGTAAGGTAATAGCAGCTTTGCTGGTTCGTTCTCTTTCGACATCGCTACTAATTCTTCGATTTATGAAAGCTTTGGTTAATAAACGACGACTACTCTTGACCTAAACGACATCAGGTTTCAATATTGTTCTGATGACTTTATTGATATTTCCTTGCAATTTCTCTTCTCTTGTCAAGTAAGGAAAGGAAGGAATTTCTCAATTCTGGTTTCTTTCATTCCAAGAAAAATAATACTCCTACTATTACTAAAAATAGAATTTTAGAAGTTTCTCAAAGAGTACTAATTCCTTTTTTAAAACAGGTGTAAAAGTTAATATCTGACACACGAAAATTGTGTATTTCACTCTTAAATTCAGGACTTCAACAATTTATTATTGTAAAGAAGGAATATAAACAAAGTTAAATAAGGAAGTACAATTGTTTTGTGATAGGGCATTTTATTTAAATACACTCTTTTGAATATTACTTCTTTTTATAACTACAGAGCTCAAACCAGTTTGCACACATAGGTTATTTTAAAAGGTATCTGCTACCTCTCATTAAATACACGTATTAAACAGCTAATTATCTAATGTTCATCCAAAAAGATGCGATTACGACCTTATTGTTGACAATTGGCAAAGCTTATGCATCCAAAGTTGATCAAAAAGGATTTAGAAGCCTAGACGGAACTCAATTCTACTAcataaatttaattattaaaaGGTATCCTATTAAAAGTACATACTCAAATTATCTTTCCGAAATACAGCGATGAAGTGGTGAAACATTTATAAAATCACATGCTACATCTCAGAAATTAAATCA
Protein-coding sequences here:
- the LOC132618846 gene encoding protein HOMOLOG OF MAMMALIAN LYST-INTERACTING PROTEIN 5-like — translated: MSKENEPAKLLLPYLQRADELQKHEPLVAYYCRLYAMERGLKIPQIERTKTTNSLLVSLINQLEKDKKSLKLGPDDHLHVEGFALNVFAKADKQDRAGRADLNTAKTFYAASIFFEILNQFGELQPDLEQKQKYATWKAADIRKALKEGRKPVPGPPGDDGDISDLSSAQNDTYDLQPSGTDAVIKPALESDSFHRMYDDNAQYSANRPSPPAATPPPPPLHIPPSPPAATTHTPPSRIPPSPPAATPQTPPSHIPPSPSSYPGDEYPSHNGYSSHNDYSSHNNFQQPPSVNASENSSYPQSYHHQPYVQEPPSHLPQQHYPSQFPNFQSYPSFAETSLPSAPSHYPTYYQGADASYSTLPASGTINYKSNIQYSSSDRNGTAPEAAAAPVKKYEYDSNYQPPSEKIAEAHKAARFAVGALAFDDVSIAVDYLKKSLELLTNPSADH